The region TGTTGATTCGAGCGTTTCGCGCAGTCGCTCTTGATAGAACGAATGGCTGGCGCGTGTACTTTCGGGCAACGCATGCTGTCGGTAGGTCGCCAAGCGATCCATTGCCGTGTTGGCTTTGTATTCGATGAACTCTTCATCTTTTAAACGCTTCGAAAGCGTATCGATCTGACGATCACGCGCCTTGAGTGCGTCGAAATATTGATTCATAAAATAGTAGCCACCGACGCCGACCACACAGATACCGACGAGAATGGCCAAAACACGTTCGCGTTGAGTCATGACTGGTCTCCCGTGGTGCTAACAACGTCTGCTGCCGCATCGGCTGGAGCTTCTTCTGTTTTGTCCGTTTTCGGTTCGGTGGAAACCTCGGATGTTTCGTCCTTGGTTTCTGTGTCCTCTGCTTCAGGAGTCTCTGTTTCTTCAACTCTTGGAGCAAAGCGATCTGTACCATCTGGCGTGATGGTGACGTATTCCTGGAAACTGATGGAATAGGCCTCGCCGTAGGTTCGCTCCTGGGTTCCTTTCCCAAGGACGGCATGATTCTCGCCCATTAGGCTCGATTCTATCTTGCCGATGACAGATTGATCGGAAACGTAGCCTTCCAGGGCGGCAGTTCCACCTTGGTTGTTGGCCGGCTGCATATGAATTCGAGTGGTGATCATCTCGTCGGCCGAGGGTAATTTGTCCGACATTCGATAGAGCTCGTCGAGCCACTGAACGTCAGCGTTAACCCAGCTGTCGATTTCGAGCACTTCCTCTTCAAGTTCGACGAGAGGCTTATTCGATTTTTGAATTTTGGCGATGTCCTCTTTCAACTCAGTGATCTCCGCTTCGCGAGCTGAGATACCGCTGTAAAGAAGATAGACGGCGGCCACTACGACCGATGCAGCAGCAAGTCCGCCGAGAGCGAATATGCGTTTTCGATCAGGCGGATCAGGTTTGCGGCGTGGATTTAAGAAATCGATCTTCGCGTGATACGTGGAACCGTCAGCAAGCAAGATTCCAAGTAATCCACCAAACTGGCTGGCCGTTTCCGGGGCGACTTCAACCGTGCAGGAAACATGCTCCGCAGAAAACGGATCGAGAAACTCGACCGATGCTTTCAGATCATCACCGAACGATCGCCAGATCTGAGGTTGTGTCGACTCACCCAAAATAACGATTTGCGAGATCGAATCTGATTTGATCTTGGTTTGGGCAGCAAGAATTGTTCGGCGGATTTCACCTTGAAGTGACTTGGTGAATTGTTCCGAATCTGCTTCGCCAGGGACTCGTGTCGATCGTGTGAGGATTACATTTCCGTCAGAAACGACGGTGAGCTCGGCACGGTCTTCGAGTATTTCGACCAGCAAAAACGCAGACGACGCAAGCTTCGATTGGGTCGCTGCAAGATGGGCAGCTCCGAATGATCGAACGTAAAAGCTCTCAGGCTGAAGTTGGGCCTGATCGCAGATCTTCTGGATCGACTTCAGATTCTTGGCGGAGATTGCCGCAGCATGTACGCGTGCTTGCCCATCTTCGCTGGAGGGTAACTTGACGAAGTCGACCGTTCCGTCTTCGCCCAGGCTGGTACATTCCCTCATGGCCTGATATCGGACGATGTCGGGAAGTTCGTCGTCTGGCACAGGAGGGACGGCGACAACTTGAAGCTCGATCGACGACCGACTGACGCCGACGATGGTCGGAAGTTTGCTCAAGCCGAGGGCCGACACTTGATCGGCGAGCAAACGGCCAACGCGGCTTTCCAGCGATGTGGTTTCGGTACCGTCTGGCGACGTGGTCAGAGGGAAATGGAATGCTTGTTCCACGGCAATACTCGAACCGCGCTGGCGTGCCACCAACATGCGGAGAGATCGCGAATCCCATTCAATTGCAAGTTTCTTAGCCATAGTACTATTGTATTTCGCAAGATTCGGGGTGAGCGAGAAAATCCTCGCTGGCTAACCGAAATCAGTTGATTTGTCCGTCGTCGAGCCCGAGTTCAACACCTAGGACTTCCAAGGGATGCCCACGGCCTAATTCGGAAATGTCGCGCCACAACATGACTTTCGGTTGCGGCTGGGTTGCGTCGATGACAACTTCCTGTCTGCTAAAGGCACTTCCATCTTCGAAGTAACCTACAACTTGTGCCCGGTACACATCGCCACCGGCACAGATAAACGGTGAGAGCGAACGCATTTGTTCCGTGGTGACAATGCCTCGCATCAAAATCCATGTTTCGTGTCGTGTGACAGGATCTTCGGGATCAGGCACTGGCAGGCGTTGCTCGAGTATTTGTCCAGCGATTTCTTCGTCCATCCCTGGGATGCCAAGCAATATTTCGTAGGGAGCCTGATTGATGTTGATTCGCCCTGGAATGACCGGGGAAGGATTGATGGTCATGTTGTCCATAATGCTAGGCAAATAAACATTCATCGCGACGATGCTGTCCTCGAATGGCGACTGCATAGTGACGGTACGATTGCCTTGTTGGACTTGAACCGATGCGCCGATCAATTCCAACACGTTGCTGATCTGGGTTTGCCCTTCCTGCGAGAGATCGAGATTGACCGATCCGCCTCCGCCACCTCCACCGCTGTTGCCGCCACTGCTGCTCGAGCCGCCATAAATTCGGTAGGCGCAGATGAAGTCGGCGTATTCAGCGGGAAAGATGGCCGAGATGTTGTCATGAAGCGTCTGCAGGTCTTCTTCGTTGAGAAAGACTTTGGGTTGTCCCGTGTCGGAGTAATTCTTCTCCATGCTCACAAGCGTCAGATAGGAAGACCATCCGAGATCCGGCACAAGGTCCAACATTTCAGCCACTGCTGGGTCGCCATCCGGAGGTGGTGCCCATTCGTGATCGTCAACTAAGCCGTTTCGATTCGTGTCTCGACCGAAAAGGAGTTCAGGCGTTACGCCACGCACGAGCAGTAACTCTCCGACGGTCTCCAATGGGCCATTTTTGGGATTGTAAGGAGGATCGAGCGTGTTGTAATAATCGAACTCTGCACCCAGTTCGCGCGGTTCGTCGTCTTCGTCCAGGTAGTCGAGAATGCAATCAGCAATCTCTTCATTCATG is a window of Bremerella sp. TYQ1 DNA encoding:
- a CDS encoding type II secretion system protein GspK; translation: MSVSPGHRRPKRGAVLFIVLIVVMMITLSAYAYTELMFIENKATHLTGRQIQARNVAESGIAMLSVFLEQDQELITEQGGIYDNPDIMRGILVHPDDTSDSRGRFSILAPSLNVDGSIEGIRFGLEDESSRVNLNALLMLEEQSEGSGQSLLMALPGMNEEIADCILDYLDEDDEPRELGAEFDYYNTLDPPYNPKNGPLETVGELLLVRGVTPELLFGRDTNRNGLVDDHEWAPPPDGDPAVAEMLDLVPDLGWSSYLTLVSMEKNYSDTGQPKVFLNEEDLQTLHDNISAIFPAEYADFICAYRIYGGSSSSGGNSGGGGGGGSVNLDLSQEGQTQISNVLELIGASVQVQQGNRTVTMQSPFEDSIVAMNVYLPSIMDNMTINPSPVIPGRININQAPYEILLGIPGMDEEIAGQILEQRLPVPDPEDPVTRHETWILMRGIVTTEQMRSLSPFICAGGDVYRAQVVGYFEDGSAFSRQEVVIDATQPQPKVMLWRDISELGRGHPLEVLGVELGLDDGQIN
- the pilM gene encoding type IV pilus biogenesis protein PilM; amino-acid sequence: MAKKLAIEWDSRSLRMLVARQRGSSIAVEQAFHFPLTTSPDGTETTSLESRVGRLLADQVSALGLSKLPTIVGVSRSSIELQVVAVPPVPDDELPDIVRYQAMRECTSLGEDGTVDFVKLPSSEDGQARVHAAAISAKNLKSIQKICDQAQLQPESFYVRSFGAAHLAATQSKLASSAFLLVEILEDRAELTVVSDGNVILTRSTRVPGEADSEQFTKSLQGEIRRTILAAQTKIKSDSISQIVILGESTQPQIWRSFGDDLKASVEFLDPFSAEHVSCTVEVAPETASQFGGLLGILLADGSTYHAKIDFLNPRRKPDPPDRKRIFALGGLAAASVVVAAVYLLYSGISAREAEITELKEDIAKIQKSNKPLVELEEEVLEIDSWVNADVQWLDELYRMSDKLPSADEMITTRIHMQPANNQGGTAALEGYVSDQSVIGKIESSLMGENHAVLGKGTQERTYGEAYSISFQEYVTITPDGTDRFAPRVEETETPEAEDTETKDETSEVSTEPKTDKTEEAPADAAADVVSTTGDQS